The DNA region AAGAGCCTGCAGAGTTGGAATATGTATTCTTCTTTTTGTTGGTTTTCTGTTCTGTTTGAATCTTTTTATTGGAGAAACCCAGCGACAGAAAGATAATATTCTCACAAAATTGTACAGGTAAAGCAGCACGGGGTTTCTGTGTTTCTCATGCCATCGGGGATGCTGGGTACGCTGCTTTCTCTAGTTGATGTTTTGCCTCTATTCTCTAACACTGCTTGGGGTCAGAATGCCAACTTAGATTTCCTAAAGAAACACATGGGAGCTACATTTGAGAAACGCAGTCAGCCTTGGCGTGCAAATATTGATCCTGCAGATGTTCATTCCGGAGACTTTTTAGCTGTGTCAAAGATCCGTGGTAGGTGGGGAGGTTTTGAGACACTAGAAAAGTGGGTAACTGGTGCATTTGCTGGTCATACAGCGGTTTGCTTGAAGGATGAAATGGGAAATTTATGGGTTGGTGAATCTGGGCATGAGAATGAAAAGGTATAAAGAAGAATCTTATACTCTTTTTCTACAACACTCACACGTACTCATTTATACATGTGAAAAGTTCTTTACCAAATTCAATTTGTTTTAAAACGTTCCGAACTTCATATTACCAATTTACCATCATTTAGTGCCTAGTAAACAGTGAACTTCGTATTTGACTCATAGTTGCTGAGGGTATTCACTGATCTCCATCCACTTTGTACTGAATATAACTTAACTCGATGACCTGTCTTTGTGCAGGGTGAAGAAATAATAGTGGTAATTCCATGGCATGAATGGTGGGAGTTGGCTCTTAAAGATGGCTCGAACCCTCAGATAGCCTTGCTTCCCCTGCATCCGGAGTTGCGTGCAAAATTCAACTCTACTGCAGCATGGGAGTATGCGCGGAGCATGTCTGGCAAGCCATATGGTTATCACAATATGATATTCAGTTGGATTGACACAGCAGCTGACAACTATCCTCCACCTCTTGATGCTCACTTGGTATTAATCCTTTCCTTATTTGTGTAAAGAGTAACACCACTATGCAAGAAAAAAGGTTCGCAGGTTCTCCCCTGTGTTTCTGTAATACTGAACTTCTAAGCAATGAATCAACTAATCTCAACCCTTCATTTATCCTGTGGGTCTCAAATACAAAAGAAACATATATGGCATACTCTCTTGTTGATATTGTAGGCTCTGATTTTCCACGAGTAGTctgtttgaatgacatgttctTTGCAGGTAACTTCTGTCATGTCTATGTGGACAAGAATGCAGCCAGCTTATGCTGCAAACATGTGGAATGAAGCGCTGAATAAGCGGTTAGGGACTGAggtatattttattttactctTTTACCATATAAAGACATTTACATGTATATATTATCTTGTATAACATTTTACCTATTTTTTAGTCAAATTGTTCCCTTTTACCTTGTGTGGAACAATTCTCAGCCAGAACAAGTAGTGGACATAGGTTTAACTTGTAAATGACCTCGCAGTTTATCTGGTGCTATTTTAACATTGATGGCAAGACAAATTACAAAAGATTTGAGATAAAACTTCTGTatggttttttaaatttttttatttaggaTTTCCTTTTCATATTGCTTGTAAAATTGGTCTCTAAGGTCTCTTCTGTTGAAACCTTGACTTTGTTACAATATGGaagttttttttgtcaaatgtgaatttttttccaagtcatgagttcaTTGATGGTAAATACTATATTCTAGCTTATATATAAATTTCTTAAAGTTTATGTATTGCTTGTACTAAGCATCAAATGGTTAAATAGTTCCCATCCCAAATTCCATTGAATATGTAAGtcttaaattatattttatccATTGCAGGAACTCCAAGAGcatattattatttatcatGAACTGCTGACAAATTTACATTTCGTGGGATCTCATTTCTTTGTGCTTTCAGGGTTTAGATTTACATGATATTCTAGTTGAGACAGAGAAACGTGGGATTACTTTTGATGAATTGCTTACCATTCCTGAACAAGATGAATGGGTATACAGTGATGGGAAGTCAACAACATGTGTTGCCTTTATTCTTTCAATGTATAAAGAGGCTGGAATCTTTGGTCCCATTTCTAGCTCAATTCAAGTAACTGAATTCACAGTAAGCCATATGTTTGCCTTGGTTATTGGATTAACCTCCGGTCGTCATAATTGCTCCTCCTTATGTTTCTATGTTGTTATTTGCAGATTCGTGATGCATACATGCTTAGAATATTTGAGGATAACCAAACGCGCCTACCAAGATGGTGCAACAATGAGAATGACGGGCTTCCATTCTGCCAGATTCTTGGTGAATACAGGATGGAATTGCCTGGCTATAACACGTTGGATCCATATCCTAATATGAACGAGCACTGTCCTTCCCTTCCTCCCACTTATGATAGGCCTTCACAATGTTAGATCCATCTCATTTCCGTTTCTTGATTTGCTGGTTGTCTGTAACTTGACTACAGGTTATCTAGTTGTTTGCTAGTGTGCAGTTGACTATAAACCAGGGATAAAATTCAGTATGTAAGTTCACCTTTTCCTTTTTAAGTTGAATTGAAGTATTTATTATACATAATCAAACAACTCTTGGTGGGTATGGTGTGATGATGTAAACTTTCAAATATCAACTCTTAGGATAATTACCTAAGTTTCTTGATGAACATTCATCTCTTGCATAGTCATAAATCATGGTTAATTATTGGATGAAAAAGTAATGGGAGGATATAGAGAGGGACAACGATCTGCATTCCACATGGATCTCTAAATATTTGATATGATGTGGAAAAATTAGTAAACGTATGAGATGTCATGTCATAGTTACTTAAATATGTGGGGATACCACCTATGTTGCATGGATACGGGTACGGTACCGGGTACGGGTACGGGGTACGCCATTTTTTGAAAAACTAGGGTACGGGTACgccagttatatatatatatatatatatatatatatatatatatatatatataaatagaaataaaatgttttctaccacaatattattaattaaaaatatcaaatctcCTAATGGTCAATACTTATATGAAAAACCAACATAAAAACTATCACAACCTAATGAAAATCATCAAAAGAATATGTAATACCTTAACATATATCTTCAAACACGTACCGTCATAGATAATCTTAAGATTGAAGAAACATAACATAAGATTGAGTAACATTGAAGAGACAGAACATAAGATTGTTCAACATAGACAGTAACACAAATTAAAATAGTGCAAAAGAGACAATACGATTGTTCAACACAACAAAACAATTAAACGATAGATTGTTCAACAACCAACAGTACAAAGGGATCGTTTGGCCCAACTTATTTTAGacttaaaagctacttttaagTTAAAGATAAAAACAAGAGCTTTTAAAAAAAGGCAGAAGCTGtttgtcaaattttatttttatacaacttaaaagctacttttaagttaaaagCTATTtggtaaaactattttacaaagtTTCATAAAGACATGCAGAACATAGATGATATATTTGGCAGAAAGCATGGAGTGAGCACACCCGCATGGTCCAAATTGCAAAACAGCTCAATCCATAATATAACTATGCCCATCTACACCCAAACCCCCCTCATCAACAGTCAGAATAAAGAACCTCACGCCTCATAACCAAGAGACCACAAGAAAGATATGACAGAAAGCTTTCCATGGACACAAGACACAAAGATAATGAGTACATACAAGAAGTCCAAGAAGAAAACTAAAcagaaaaaatacattttttttgaaaggccaaGTAATATGTATATAAATAAAAGTAGAGATACAATAGGAGGTTGGCACTAGGGGTGCCCACATCCCTTACAAGAAACAGAGATCAGAACCATGAAACAAGAGAAACAAGAATCCACCAATCCTAAACCCTTGGTGATGAACTCCTTACACAGTACAACCAAAGACAAAAAGGCTGCTCTAACATTAAAAAGTCCAACAAGTAGCAGCATAGAACACGAGGATGGCAAGGTAGGAAAGAAACCAACACCAAGCAGCTTTGAGGACAGCTAACAGAACCGGGGCAAGAGGGACTAGCAGCAAAAAAACCCAGTAGGAAAATTACCAAGATATAGCAGCCCCCAAACAAACACTAGGACTAGTTTCCCACACATAGAAAGAAGCCTTAAAATTGTTCTGTTTACACTTAACCTTTGGTTTCACACATGAtaaatttaatcattttttaattatagcCCCTTCCCCTTATGCAGCAAACCCAAAATCCTATCTTAATCATTATCTAACCCACCCACGTATAACAATGGCAATTTAACCCCACCCACGGCCACGTATAACAATGGAATTTAAGAATTTCATAACAAATCTGATTCTTGTACAGATTTGTGTATATATTAGTATATGATTAATTGTTGGTTCATGTATAGATTATATAAATATTCAGAATCGGTTGAATCAGAGTACGCATGTAAGACCTAATGGAACTCAGAAAACCAAATATTAAGACATTCATATTAACATCACCACACACAGAGAGTAGAAATCAGTGATTAAATCCATGAATTTCAGAAAGAGATCAAAATAGAAAGATAGTTAACGGTACCTGAGTGGCTGAGTGTGTGCAAAATTCAAAACCACGAGTCTGTAGAGGAAGGCGATATAGGAAACAGCCAGGGTtccaagaggaagaagatggagaaAAACCACGATAAACCCACGTAAACCACTACAGATACAAATAAGTTAGGCCAAAAGAGAAGCTCCTTTTTTTCAAAGCTCCTCTCAATGCCTTTTTCTAAAAAGTTACTTTTATCATATTTCTTCAGTaaaaataagtaacttttaagtcaaagaaattttaatgaaatctgtttggcccaactttaccttaaaagtgacttttaagtcAAAAATAAGTTGGGCCAAACACTACCAAAATCAAAGCTCTCTCAAACAGTAATGGTGTCATCATTCCCTTCTCCATCATCAGTGAACAAttttgaacaatttttttttttttttttaaaaagtatcCGGAGTACCCACGGGCGTACCCAAACCTACCCGTGGCGTACCCAAAAACGTaccccagttttttttttttgggtggacTTGGGTACGTACCTGGTACGTACCCACAGCGTACCCATggcgtacccgtaccgggtacgtacccggtacgggtacaATGCGATTTTTGGAGTACCCATGCATCATAGGATACCACATAAGCGTAGTTTGCACACATGACAAGATTTTGGTCCTCATACTCACACGAGGCCCAAAATCACTCATTTATTCATTCAAATTACTCCCAGTTACTTCCCATTTAATCACTCATCTTTTGTACTTCCCATTTAATTACTGAGAACAACTTTCTTAAAGAACAACTTTCTTGAATGGGAAGTACAAAAGATGGGCAATACGTATTAtctaaaatcataattttttttcttgcaaATTATACTAACAAAATATCTTGCAGAACTGTTTTTCGTCTTACGGGACCAGAGGGAGAAGAAGGCACAGATTGGAGTTGGCACTACCACCACACCTTTGGCTGCTTGTAGTTGACGGCTGTTCTGCTGATGACAATAAATCTGATAGGGTAGAAGCAAGGGTAAATAATTAGGGTTTGACATTTGGGTATTCTTAAAAGAGTTTTGGGCCATCGTTTGTATTTTTAAGTGGGCTGTGTggtttttttgacaaaaaaaaaggtaaatgaAAAAGGGATGTGTAAATATTTTTAAACTAGTGAAAAAACCACTAGGTTTCGTTAgtgtttttttaagaaaaaaaagtattatttaGGTAATATATATTGCAAAAAGTTTGGCAACTTGTACTCATGTTCTATGtttcaatatttttaaaaaaaaaaccttaccaTTATTCTATTAGAAAAAAATAAGTTATAATGTTTTAAATTTGGTTTGGTAGCATGTTTAAAGATCATATAATTAGTATAGATTATTATTACTACTTTACAaagtatattaaaaatattagagTGATATAAATAGTTATttcttttaatatattatatatgttgttaaaaataatattttagttaTCATCGATTCGAGTATTTCAACGTTTAGAACAATTATTATCTCTACTACTATTTAttcaagtaaaaaaaatatCGCAATAATAGTCATTGCAACAGGTTATTTACGTCGTAATACCGCAACACCTGCAACCACGACCGCAATTTAAAAACATGGGTCAAACGTCAGCTGTCGGCAGTTAGGCTTAGACTTAACCTTGCCCAGGCTCCCCAAAATTCCTGGCTCCGCCACTGTGTATCACTGCTATCACATGAACATATATATTCCTTCCTCTTCTATACTAGTTTCTCCAACTCATCATTCAGCTTCCTCAAATCCCCAACCAAACATGACTCTACACCATCACCATGGTCTTTTCTTTGTTGCTCTTgcaattctttattttttcaccATCTCATTCCCCACAATTTCAGCTCGATCATTTCCCACTCCTAGCATTTCCCACATGCACAAACACAAGTCATGGGAAGGCTTTCACAACTTCACCAATTCTCGCCCTGGCCAAACTCACAAAGACTTGTCAACTGTCAAAAACTACTTCCACCGGTTCGGGTACATTCCAAATGCGCCACCCACCAACTTTACTGATGTCTTTGATGAAACCCTAGTGTATGCCATTCAAACCTATCAAAAGAACTATCACCTCAATGTCACCGGCGAGCTTGACAACAACACTGTCAAGCACATGACGCATCCACGATGCGGCGTTCCAGACATCATCCACACCAAAATGAGGAACTCCACCACTGCGCAACAAACCAGGTAAAGAGAAAATCGAgcattttcttataaaaaatctTAACAAAGTTAGTCTCTCGTGTAAGTGTGATGATATCACCCATACTTAGATATAGTTGAAGTTTAAGCTATTAGATATTGTTGTAAAGGGGTTTGTCTAAATAATGATGTAGATAACTTCATCCAAGGTTAATGAATCAATAGTGTTCAAGACATGAATTTaaagttttataaaaaaatatttattatttataaatagtCCTATTGGTTCATTGCATTTAACAAATTTATATATCGTTTTTCAATTAGTTATTATTAGTTTTAAAGTTAAATTTCTGTCTTATTAACTATTTTTTTAGTAGCACTAGGTTGGTAAGCAATGATAAGGTGCACTTCCACATGGGTTCCCTCTACTCATTTTTCGAAGGCTACCCACGATGGCCAGAGGGAACAAATCAACTGACCTACGCATTCTTGCCAGAAAACCAACTCCATGACGACTACAAAAGCGCGATTGCGAGCGCGTTCAATCAGTGGACGCCAGTGGTGAAGATAGCATTTGAGGAGACATCGTCGTATGAGATGGCCAACATCAAGGTTGCGTTCTTCCAAGGGTACCATGGTGATGATAGCCCTTTCGATGGCCCGATGGGGGAACTTGCGCACTCATTCGCTCCCACTGATGGACGTTTCCACTTGGATGCTGATGAGTATTGGATGGCATCTGGTGATGTCACAACATCACCGGTGGAGAGGGCAATGGACCTAGAAACTGTGGCAGTGCATGAGATTGGACACTTGCTAGGGTTGGGTCATTCGAGCGACCAAAATGCTATCATGTACCCTCTTATATCATCACGAGTAAAGAAGGTGGATCTCACTAGTGATGATATAGAAGGGATTCGAGAGTTATATGGCATCAATTAGATATCTATGCGATTTGTCTTTGAATTAAGGTATTGGTTATCTTTATCAAATTTTATATAAGAATCTCATAAGATACATTCCCAAATTgtaaattagttaaaattttgtCTTcagtttatattaaaaaatactatttaattattaatgatcTTTGTATTTTgcagttttctttttctctttaacTAAGTGAATTGACGTAGTGGAGTTTAGCACTTCGTCCCTTAAGCAAGTGGTTGAGGGATCGATACCAActcttgtgaatgaaaaaaaaaattaactcatCAGTAAGCCTCATACCGGTTAGTGCGCGGAGAGTGAAGCGATGAATTAGTCGGTCGTAGATACCTTGGTTAACACTCAAAAAATTAAATCCCTTCataattttctctctttttttttttggttacagaggAAAGATAAACAAGCTAAAAAACTACGCCAAAGCATCTAAGAATAACAACTCATAAACCGCTGATGGTGGTTGCCCCTCCATCCGGTATTGAGACTCCTCCCTAGCAGTTTCCTAGAAAAAAAGTCAGCCACGTTGTTTCGCTCCCTAGGTATATGCTTGAGAGAAATTCTCCAATCTCACTGGAACCAAACTCTAGCTTCCAGAAGCGCTTCTTGTTCCCAAAAGGATTCTGCCACCGTCGGCGCTTGGACGACCTACACGACCTCAAGACAATAAGAAGCACTATCCAAGCTACGAATTCCCATGCTCCAAGCAAGTGCCAACCCAAGCTCAACAACCCATATTTTTGCCCGGAAAACAGAACCGCCCCATCGGCTCTTTGAAACCGCAACGCTCCAAGAGCCATCAGGTGCTAGCAGCACTGCTGCACCCCCCATCATTCTTGTGGTTGGGTTCCAACTCCCGTCCACCTTGAGATAATAATCACGACTATTGGTACCGCTGCTACTACTGCTTGACCCTCTCATGACATTGGTTCCCATGTAATCCTGCCAAGACGAGACATCAAGAAGGATTTTCCGCAAAACTTGGTTCAGGTGCCAAACCTTCTCACCAAACACTGCATTGTTACACCATCTCCAACCCCACCGGAGAACCGCCACCGCCATTCCACACTCCCTCTTCTGAAGAAGCCCCATGAGCCACCGCCTGAAATCAGTACCGTCGTCGATGCTGGGAAGGACAGCTCGAAATTGATTCCagttattatatataaatttttcCAATAAAAACTAATCAAAATagtttttgaaataattttatttcattattaaataataaattttaaaaaactgaaataaacatcataattttttttaaataaaatctttaattaaaaaaagttattaCAGAGAGACAGACAGGAAATAATTTGGTCCGTTTGAAATtgtaaattgttttttttttcatgaattAAAGTTCTGGTACGTGGACGGTTGGAAGCAAAAGATTTAaacttttagaatttttttttttacttgcaaACTACACCTGAATTTTTATGCAATTTCTTTGGAACCCTTTCAAAAATGGAGGGTTCCATACCTTTTAGTCATGTTTTCTCTATAAtagactttttaaaatttacaaatAAGACTTTTGTAtggtaaaaaatgaactaaaaAGTATTGTGCTCTCTTATTTTCAATGGGTACCGGAGCAAtgccaaaattttaatttgaagaaaaaaaattataaattctgAAAGCATAACGAAATCTATTTCTTTAAAAGCTTAACTTCTGAAAGAATTTTTACAAGAATATTTTAGAAAATTCTTTTAGGGTCGGACATATAATTTTGGGGTATGCAAAAAATATTTCCTCACTCTATTTCCCAAAGGTCTTCTGGCCTCATAGCCGGTAACAATGAGATTAATCATCTCGTCGACGATCACATTAAATTGATAAGTTTTTTGAACAAATATTTCTCCAAAACATTGCATTAAAGCTATGTTTGACATAATTAGCTTATAATGTACACCTAAGATTGAACATCAAATTAAATGTTTAAGCTCAACTCCTACCAATTGTGTGCTGAACGTTGTTGGTCCCACTTTCTATTGAATCATTGTTTATCAAGCGAATCAGCAAAATAAATTTTctctatatataatattttttttgaaaactccttttttttttggtatatcaaaaaattaaacagacaagaaacaaaaactacaaattACAAATATAATATTGATCACACGAATAACATTAATGCAATTTCAATAAAAAACATCAATGTAATTTCGTTTTAAAAACATCAAtgcaattatttatttatattccCTCCCCCTTCAAGAAAATCAATTGCATTTAAggccatttcaaaaaaattgcaTTTAAGGCATTAAACAATTTCAAGAGACAATTGTTTGTATTAATGGACATATAAACATATGCACGCAAATTTATTTACCTCTAACCGGCTTGTGACTTCAATAATTAAGAAAGATCAAAGAATAAAGAGGGATACCATGCGTGCATGGAAATTTGTTTTGTTACtgctcttattttttcttttttgtgttTCGAAGCCATGCCTTTTGTAGCATGAGGCAATTGGATATTTAATTATGGTCCAAGAATGACAcaatatatatgttttaaagACATAACGCTtccacttaaaaaaaaaagacataacGCTTGAAtcattattttgattaattaCTCAATGTGAAATAACCGAAGGCAAGATTTGGCGCTCATCACATATTTGATATTGCCTAATTAATATGAATCCTCCATCAttctcatgaaaatatttaCGTGATCAAATACCATGAAGATGCACATTCAACATGACTCATTCagctcatatatatatattccttcCTCATATACTATTTTCTCCAACTCCTCATTCAGCTTCCTCAAATCCCCAACCAAATTAAACATGACTCTACACCACCACCATGGTCTTTTCTTTGCTACTTTTgctattctttattttttcaccATCCCATTCCCCACAATTTCAGCTCGATCATTTCCCTCTAGCATGTCCTCCATGCAAAAACACAATCCATGGGAAGCCTTACAAGACTTCACTAGTTCTCGCCCTGGCCAAACTCACAAAGGCTTGTCAACTGTGAAAAACTACTTCCACCAGTTTGGCTACATCCCTAGCGCACTACCCACCAACTTCAATGATGACTTTGATGAAACCCTCGTGTTTGCCATTCAAACCTATCAAAAGAACTTCCACCTCAACGTCACCGGCGAGCTTGACGACTACACTGTCAAGCACATGATGCAACCACGATGCGGTGTTCCGGACAACTTTCATGCAGAAAAGGGGAACACCACCACGGGTAGCACTAGGTCGATGGGCAATGATAAGACACACTTCCACATGGTTTCCCTCTACTCATTTTTCGAAGGTGACCCGCGATGGCCGGAGGGAACAAAACAACTAACCTACGCATTCTTGCCACAAAACAATCTCCACAATGACTACAAAAGCGCGATTGCGAGCGCTTTCAATCAGTGGACGCCGGTGGTGAATATAGCATTTGAGGAGACGTCGTCGTATGAGATGGCCGACATCAAGGTTGCGTTCTACCATGGGGCCCACGGTGACGGTAGCCCTTTTGATGGCCCGATGGGGGTACTTGCGCATGCATTCGCTCCCACCGATGGACATTTCCACTTGGATGCTGATGAGTACTGGGTGGCGTCTGGTGATGTCACACAGTCACCTGTAGACAGGGCAATGGACCTGGAAAGTGTGGCAGTGCATGAGATTGGGCACTTGCTAGGGTTGGGCCATTCAAAAGACCAAAACGCTATCATGTACCCTTTTATACCATCACGAACGAAGAAGGTGGATCTCACAAGTGATGATATAGATGGGATTAAGGCGCTCTATGGCTTCAATTAGATATCTGCGcgatttttctttgattttaggATTTACTTTGTTGTACTGGAGAACTATATTCACATTGTTATTTGATGTTTCTACTATCCTTTTTCTGTTTAATAACAGTTTTTACAttctaaaaaaattgtttatgtTCTCACAATATATACTTTAAAAACTAGAGGATAAGAGTCCAAGAAAACACAAACTGTCTCTTCTTCACAGAAAATGCAATAATCCTTGGATGCTATCTAGATAACCATGATGAAATTAATTGGTTTAACAGACTTTAACTCTTTTTAAAATGAGTGagtcattttaatttttagagGTTAACATAAATTGTCACAAATAATTAGGAAATCATAGTTTGAGTTGagttgttaaaaaaaaacaccaaaTTTGTTATACAAATGTGAGTACATGATCAACGGTCTCCATAGTTGATTGAGAAATCAACATTCTAACTCTCAAGTGATTCTTACCTCACTTGAGAGGAGCCAAATccaaattaatatataattaaattctCTCCAAACTCCAATTATAGATTAATCAAATTCTGGGATTCAGCCTATCGTAGATGAACCAGAAACCAAACTAAATAGGATTTGACAAACCATTGTCCATTGTAAATTTGAGAGGAAAGCAGCAACAAATGCTTTTCTGCTTACTCAGTGTCTGAAGCGATTACTTTCATCAAGAAGCTGAAATTCAGAAGTATAATTGGGAATTTGAAGTTTATAAATTGTAGACAAGCATGAAAATGACAAAGCATAATCCCTAATACCTTGTATAAGGAATAAAGTATACAGCATTGTGACTATGGTTGACTAATATGTTGTTTTTAAGCTGGATTTGGTTTTATCATCCTTTGGAAAATTCAGAAATACCGATGAAGAATTGAAGCAACAACTCTAAGAATTGCTTCCTGACAAAAATAGATAGCAGGGGAAGTGAAAGGATTGAAGAAGCTAAACTCTCACTCATTGAAAGAAATCCATGCTCTTTTCGTCTTGTTGCAACAATATCCAGTCTCCTAGTGGCAAGATACTCACGAGAATCACTTACAACAGCCAGTTCAAATCATTTTGATTGGTTTAGGACTTTAGGTAGTGAAATGTTTTAGGATATATATTCTTGTTTGTATTTctcaattgaaattgaaattgaaatgagTTTATATGATTCACTTGAATATGATAATTTCTGATGATTTCATATATTGATGAActtgtacaatatatatagatgtaAAAGAGATATCTAAACTATATCTTCCTAAATCTTGAAGATactaatctataatctataatagaAACCTAAGATACTAATCTATAATAGAAACCTATATCTGAACCATATCTCTATTtttaaactaaatcttaataataatattcaacactccccctcaagctggagCATATATATCTAATGCATCCAGCTTGTTACATATATATTGTATCCTAGGCCCTCGTAAAGACTTGGTTAACATATCTGCAAGTTGATCCCTAGATTGAACATAGGAAGTCTTGATTACGCCTGAGAGTATCTTCTCTCTGAT from Lotus japonicus ecotype B-129 chromosome 2, LjGifu_v1.2 includes:
- the LOC130739938 gene encoding uncharacterized protein LOC130739938 → MSPFPLLFLLLSILPLSLALKVPFRVNDVLPVLPRSISWPVLNNFHSAVDLLPSFVGSVTPDNATVEWKGACFYDNEARLEFTAGDRNDSALGGAVLYLKTEDAHSWSCMDLYVFATPYRITWDYYFAAREHTLKFDSWEEPAELEYVKQHGVSVFLMPSGMLGTLLSLVDVLPLFSNTAWGQNANLDFLKKHMGATFEKRSQPWRANIDPADVHSGDFLAVSKIRGRWGGFETLEKWVTGAFAGHTAVCLKDEMGNLWVGESGHENEKGEEIIVVIPWHEWWELALKDGSNPQIALLPLHPELRAKFNSTAAWEYARSMSGKPYGYHNMIFSWIDTAADNYPPPLDAHLVTSVMSMWTRMQPAYAANMWNEALNKRLGTEGLDLHDILVETEKRGITFDELLTIPEQDEWVYSDGKSTTCVAFILSMYKEAGIFGPISSSIQVTEFTIRDAYMLRIFEDNQTRLPRWCNNENDGLPFCQILGEYRMELPGYNTLDPYPNMNEHCPSLPPTYDRPSQC
- the LOC130735727 gene encoding metalloendoproteinase 1-like, with translation MNIYIPSSSILVSPTHHSASSNPQPNMTLHHHHGLFFVALAILYFFTISFPTISARSFPTPSISHMHKHKSWEGFHNFTNSRPGQTHKDLSTVKNYFHRFGYIPNAPPTNFTDVFDETLVYAIQTYQKNYHLNVTGELDNNTVKHMTHPRCGVPDIIHTKMRNSTTVHFHMGSLYSFFEGYPRWPEGTNQLTYAFLPENQLHDDYKSAIASAFNQWTPVVKIAFEETSSYEMANIKVAFFQGYHGDDSPFDGPMGELAHSFAPTDGRFHLDADEYWMASGDVTTSPVERAMDLETVAVHEIGHLLGLGHSSDQNAIMYPLISSRVKKVDLTSDDIEGIRELYGIN
- the LOC130737079 gene encoding metalloendoproteinase 1-like codes for the protein MTLHHHHGLFFATFAILYFFTIPFPTISARSFPSSMSSMQKHNPWEALQDFTSSRPGQTHKGLSTVKNYFHQFGYIPSALPTNFNDDFDETLVFAIQTYQKNFHLNVTGELDDYTVKHMMQPRCGVPDNFHAEKGNTTTGSTRSMGNDKTHFHMVSLYSFFEGDPRWPEGTKQLTYAFLPQNNLHNDYKSAIASAFNQWTPVVNIAFEETSSYEMADIKVAFYHGAHGDGSPFDGPMGVLAHAFAPTDGHFHLDADEYWVASGDVTQSPVDRAMDLESVAVHEIGHLLGLGHSKDQNAIMYPFIPSRTKKVDLTSDDIDGIKALYGFN